Below is a genomic region from Catenuloplanes atrovinosus.
GCCGGCGATGCGGACTTCGAGGCCTACGTCGATCGCCTCGTCGCCCTGGTCGTCACCGGGAACACCGACGGCCATCTGAAGAACTGGGCGCTGTGGTACCCCGACGGCGTGACGCCGCGTCTGGCGCCGGTCTACGACTTCCACTCCCTCTCGGTCTACCAGCGCTTCCGGTACCAGCCGCTGGTGCTCAGCCTGGGCGGTGAGCAGACGCCCGAGTACGTGACCGCCGACCACTTCCGGCGGCTGGCCGAATCCGCCGGCGCCGACCCCGATCGCGTCGGCCGGCGGGTCACCGAGACGATCGCGCGCCTCCGCCAGGCGTGGGAGACCGACGCACACCCGGAGGCGAAGCGGCTGTTCCCGGCCCTGGCCGACCACTACGAGCAGCGCCTTCGCCGGCTCCCGCTGACCCACCCCTGACGGCCGGGACCGGATCGTCAGGGGTGCGGGAGATGCGGTTGCGGCCGGCGTGTTTGGCGGCGTAGAGGGCCGTGTCGGCGTTCTCCAGGAGAGTCTCGGGGGTTTCCGGGCCGGTGCGGGTGGTGAGGCCGGCGCTGAAGGTGACCGTGACCGTGTGGCCGTCGCCGAGGTCGATCGGGGTGGTGGCGACGCGGGTGCGCAGCGCCTCCAGGCGGGGGAGGGCGTCGGTGCCGGTCAG
It encodes:
- a CDS encoding HipA domain-containing protein encodes the protein MRNSDGWVIAKLPDRALNRLAENEFLTMRWLAVAGFDVPAVALVPAETLPTVPPGLLEPGAPAYVIERFDRTPDGPVHVEDFAQVADVGPREKYGESGATYDTIGGVIRLLAGDADFEAYVDRLVALVVTGNTDGHLKNWALWYPDGVTPRLAPVYDFHSLSVYQRFRYQPLVLSLGGEQTPEYVTADHFRRLAESAGADPDRVGRRVTETIARLRQAWETDAHPEAKRLFPALADHYEQRLRRLPLTHP